In a single window of the Halobaculum lipolyticum genome:
- a CDS encoding SRPBCC family protein has product MDELVVSTDVYVAPEEAYEFLLDFPRYERYTEYLDRVSRTHGDGGPGSRYALRFAWWKLTYTARSEVTGVTPPTRIEWRVLKDIHAHGAWVIEPYDELPDDAPTDATEGCRVTLEITFDADSADSSSVSLPPLVSFGWVLDKVRGLVTEEAERVVRRAVADLEGREREVRLDVRNESEAL; this is encoded by the coding sequence ATGGACGAACTCGTCGTCTCGACGGACGTGTACGTCGCCCCCGAGGAGGCGTACGAGTTCCTCTTGGACTTCCCGCGATACGAGCGGTACACCGAGTACCTCGACCGCGTCTCGCGCACCCACGGCGACGGGGGGCCGGGGTCGCGCTACGCGCTCCGGTTCGCGTGGTGGAAGCTCACCTACACCGCCCGCTCGGAGGTGACCGGGGTGACGCCGCCGACCCGGATCGAGTGGCGCGTGCTCAAGGACATCCACGCACACGGCGCCTGGGTGATCGAGCCGTACGACGAGTTGCCAGACGACGCCCCCACGGACGCGACGGAGGGGTGTCGGGTGACGCTGGAGATCACCTTCGACGCCGACTCGGCCGACTCCTCGTCGGTGTCGTTGCCGCCGCTGGTGTCGTTCGGCTGGGTGCTCGACAAGGTCCGCGGGCTGGTCACCGAGGAGGCCGAGCGGGTGGTCCGGCGCGCCGTCGCGGACCTGGAGGGGCGCGAGCGCGAGGTGCGGTTGGACGTGCGCAACGAGTCCGAGGCGCTGTAG
- a CDS encoding ABC transporter substrate-binding protein has translation MTDDETRGTGPTRRAFTRYGGAVVAGGLLAGCTGESGGETADGDGDTADATPTPADTETATATPAGASYAASMAPVGEVTFSEPPSSISVYSLIYADTAVAYGYGDAVNSLGFDATTGGATLDAYYERLDGVSFDYADLTQLNSGSGGIRVEKELLYELDSDLHLIDPALIDSFDGWEPADVEEIAENVGPWFGNTYSRTHGQPPTAWRDDYDYYTLWQIAERVADLFGERDRYEALAAVHDDLLATVEADLPPASERPSVATVIFVDGTFYPSKTNAPGFANAHVRPLGAVDAFADTDAGFGTTYDYETLLEVDPDVILHQYGINSFYDVGAIRETIANDPVGEQLSAVQNDRVYASATPVQGPLMNLFQLEMTAKQLYPERFGAWPGYTQGEPYPEIPEEERLFDRDRVANAVAGAE, from the coding sequence ATGACGGACGACGAGACACGCGGGACCGGACCGACGCGCAGAGCCTTCACGAGATACGGCGGCGCGGTCGTCGCGGGCGGGCTGCTCGCCGGCTGTACCGGCGAGAGCGGGGGCGAGACGGCCGACGGCGACGGCGACACCGCGGACGCGACGCCGACTCCGGCGGACACCGAGACCGCCACGGCAACGCCCGCGGGCGCGAGCTACGCCGCGTCGATGGCGCCGGTGGGGGAGGTGACGTTCTCGGAGCCGCCGTCGAGCATCTCGGTGTACAGCCTCATCTACGCGGACACGGCCGTGGCCTACGGCTACGGCGACGCGGTGAACTCCCTCGGCTTCGACGCGACCACGGGGGGCGCGACGCTGGACGCCTACTACGAGCGTCTCGACGGCGTCTCGTTCGACTACGCGGACCTCACACAGCTCAACTCCGGGTCGGGCGGCATCCGCGTGGAGAAGGAGTTGCTGTACGAGTTGGACTCGGACCTCCACCTGATCGACCCGGCGCTGATCGACTCGTTCGACGGCTGGGAGCCGGCCGACGTCGAGGAGATCGCCGAGAACGTCGGGCCGTGGTTCGGCAACACGTACAGCCGGACGCACGGGCAGCCGCCGACGGCGTGGCGTGACGACTACGACTACTACACGCTGTGGCAGATCGCCGAGCGCGTCGCCGACCTGTTCGGCGAGCGCGACCGCTACGAGGCGCTCGCGGCCGTCCACGACGACCTGCTGGCGACCGTCGAGGCGGACCTCCCGCCGGCGTCCGAGCGTCCGTCGGTCGCGACGGTGATCTTCGTGGACGGGACGTTCTACCCCTCGAAGACGAACGCCCCGGGCTTCGCCAACGCGCACGTCCGGCCGCTCGGCGCCGTCGACGCGTTCGCCGACACGGACGCCGGCTTCGGGACGACGTACGACTACGAGACGCTGTTGGAGGTCGACCCGGACGTGATCCTCCACCAGTACGGGATCAACTCCTTCTACGACGTGGGGGCGATCCGCGAGACGATCGCGAACGACCCCGTCGGCGAGCAGCTCTCCGCCGTCCAGAACGATCGTGTCTACGCGTCCGCCACCCCCGTTCAGGGACCGCTGATGAACCTCTTCCAGCTCGAGATGACCGCCAAACAGCTGTACCCCGAGCGGTTCGGCGCGTGGCCCGGCTACACGCAAGGGGAGCCGTACCCGGAGATCCCCGAGGAGGAGCGGCTGTTCGACCGCGATCGCGTCGCGAACGCGGTCGCCGGGGCGGAGTGA